The DNA segment AATCCATTAATAAAAATTAGTGAAGATGATATGCTGCGCCTATTTGAGAAAGAACTTCCGCATGAAGAAATATTCGAATTTTTCCACCATCAAGGAGTAGATACGGTTTGTTTGACTTTAGGCAGCAAAGGGGTAAAATTATCTCAAAAGGGTAAGGAAATAATACAAATGCCGGCAATAAAAATTGATAAAGTGATGGACTCCACAGGAGCGGGTGATGCTTTTTGGTCTGGATTTTTATTTGCTTACATAAAAGAGAAATCAATCCATGAATGTTTGGATATCGCTCTAAAATTAGCTGCTTTAAAACTGCAAAATGTAGGACGGCTGCCAGACAACATCAATATCCTTTCTAAACTTCTATAAAATACGATGCAACATAAAAATAAAAATATCAGCAATGGTGTAATGCTAAATGTTTATCCGGATAGTATAGGAGAGAAATTTAGTGATACCGTAAGTATGCTCAAGAGGGATGATTTTAAAGATGTCTTTTCTTTTATATATGTATTACCTACTTTTTTCAACAGTGATTTAGACAGGGGTTTTTCCATCATTGATTATGACATAAACAAGGATTTAGTTGACATAAAAGATTTAAAGGATTTGAATGAACTCCAGATAAAGCTGAAATTTGACATTGTGTTAAATCATCTTTCTGTAGCTTCACCACAATTTAAAGACCTATTGCAATACGGTAATGAATCTAAATTCAAAGATTTTTTTATCAATTGGAATGAGTTCTGGGAAGGAAACGGTCTGAAAAATGAAGATGGAATTGTAATCCCCAAACCAGAGTTTCTCCAAAAATTGTTCATGAGGAAATCGGGTTTGCCTATATTGAAAGTACGTTTTCCAGATGGCACAGAACAGCCTTATTGGAATACTTTTTATCAGCAAATAACTTACAATCCAATTGCAGTAGCAGATTTACAAAACATAAAAGGATTGACTGAGGCTCAAAGTATGTTTATTGTTCCTCTAGTGAATGCCGCAATAAATAATAATCAAGATTTCACAACAATAAATTTTGAAGATTGCACTCCTCTAAAATCAGAAATTTTACAAATTATAGAGCAAAAACGTTCTTATCTAGGACAAATGGACGTCAATGCTGCATCGCCTTTGGTTTGGGAATTTTATGAGGAGACACTAAAAAAATTAAGTGATTATGGTTGTACTATTCTTCGATTAGACGCTTTTGCCTATTTGCACAAACAAGTTGGGGAATCCAATTTTTTTAATAAACCGGGGACTTGGGACTATCTTGAGCGTATCAAGAAAATAGCACAGCAAAATAATTTGATGCTGTTGCCAGAAATTCACGCAGAATATGGTTTGCATTTACACGATGAAGTAGCTAATGAAGGATATTATATCTATGACTTTTTCTTGCCTGGTTTAACGATTCACACTATCGAAAATCAAACCAGTAGCGCCTTGCTCAGTTGGGCTAAGGAAATTATTGCCAAAAGATATAAAACGGTAAACATGCTCGGTTGCCACGATGGAATACCCGTTTTAGATTTGAAGGGCAAGGAAGTAAACGGCGTTTACAATAAAGGATTGCTGGAAGATGCCGAGATTGAAAAAATTATGACCACAATTATGGAACGTGGTGGTCGTGTGAAAAATCTCTATGACCCTTCGGGGAATAAAATTTCTTATTATCAAATCAATGCCACGTTTTTTAGCGCATTGGGAGAAGACGAACAAAAGTTGCTTTTGGCAAGAGCCATTCAAATGTTTATGCCGGGAATTCCGCAGGTTTGGTATCTCGATATTTTTGCAGGCAAAAATAATTACGAAGCGGCCGATAATGGAGGCAGTGCCGGACATAAAGAAATCAATCGCACTACATTGTCAATGCACGATATTGAACAAGGGTTAAAAACAGAAGTTGTCAACAAACAGCTTGAATTCATTCGCTTAAGAAATACTTCGAATGCCTTTTCAGGTGAAGTAAAAATAAATGATGCTGAAGAGGACATCTTGGATATCAAATGGTCCAATGGCAACACGGTCGCGCACTTAAAAGCAAACCTTAAAACGAAAAATTTCACAATTGACCATACTGAAAATGGCTTGACAAGTACTATGTATTTTTAAATTTCATAAACCGCATCGAAGATCAATTTGTTACAAGAATTACCCGATACTATCGACTTGAATGACAACTTGAATTAAACTCATTTTAATAAAAAAGAGAGGCTTGAATGAACAAGCCTCTCTTTTTTTATTGATTTTTTTTTATTTGATACTGAACAACCCTTCTGGTTTATTTTCAATTTTGTCAAAACGTTCGGTACATTCTTTTATGATTGACATCGCTTCATTTACGTCTCCCCAACCTTCTACATCTACTATTTTTTGTTCAAGGTCTTTATAAACTTGGAAAAAATGCTCGATTTCTTTCAGCAAGTGTGGATTAATATCGCTCAAATCCTTCAAAGAACTCCAGATAGGATCCGAAACAGGAACACAGATTATTTTATCGTCAGAACCTTTGTCGTCGGCCATGTGAAACACACCGATTGGTTTTACTTCCATCACACATCCTGGAAAAGTTGGTTCGTTAATTAAAACCAAAACGTCCAAAGGGTCACCATCCAAGGCCAAGGTTTCAGGAAAAAACCCATAGTCTGCCGGATACATCATCGACGAGAACAACATTCTGTCAAAACGTATTCTTTTTATTTCAAAATCATATTCATACTTGTTTCTGCTTCCTCTTGGAATTTCGATTAATACATCGAAAGTGGTTATTTTGTCTGCTGCCATTTTTGGTTTTTTTGTTTTGTAAATTTGTGTTTGCAAACATAATTAAACTTTAGGTTTTCACAATAAAAAACTGGCTTAATCATTGATTACGACTTCGATATTGTTTATAAATCAGTAAACTACCCTCCTATTTCTTTTATTCAAATAATAATGCCATAGTAAAAAAGTTGCTGCAGACCGATACGGACTCCATTTTACCACATAGGTTTCTATTTCTTGTTTGTCGTGAATGTTAAGCAACTCCTTAATGGTATTGATGACTGCAATATCTCCCAGCGGAATAATATCAGGCGATTGCAGCGAAAACATCAAATATACATCGATGGTCCAGTTGCCAATTCCCTTGATTTTGATTAATTCTTCCCGAACTTGTTGGGAAGATTTAGAAGCCAGACTTTCAATATCTATTTCGTTTTGAATTATCGAATGAGACAATGCCTTGATGTATGCTGTTTTTTGCCGGCTTACGCCAATGCTTCTATATTCTTCATCCGAAATATGCAGCAGAAATTCGGGTTCAAAGTTCTTTTCCTTGGCTTTTAATTTAAGAAAAGTGGCTTTGGCCGAATCAATGGAAACTTGTTGTTCCAGAATCAGGAGCACCAAAGTTTCGAAGCCTTGAGGACGCTTAGGAATTGTCGGCATTCCATATTTCTCGACAATGAGCTTAAAAACGGTGTCTTTTTCCGAAAGATATTTGATAGCTTCTTGCATAGTTTCGTTTTTTAGCCCTGATGGAAATGGAAAGCCTTTTGAAAAAAACGGCTAATTTTTGTTGAGCAATAAAAGCGACCAAAGGAAGCTCTTTATTGCTCTTACAAAAATAGTTGTTTTTGAGAAAGCTTGTAATGGACAGCTGGATAGGCTTCTAAAAATAAAATCCCATAGAAATTTTTACCGCAAATTTATTGGCATCAGGCATTTCGAGATAATTTCCTCTCCAGGAGAAATCGACGCGGAAAAACTTGAAGATATTTCCAATTCCCGCGCTGTATTCCCAATACACTTTTTCTGGCGCATTGTAAACCAACCCTGAAGCATTTATGGTTCTATTTTCGTCTGAAACTGTTCCGTAAATTGATTTAAATCCAATGTTTTCGCGCCAATTCAGCTTTCGCATAAAAGGAATTCTGGCAAAAAATCGCCCATGAAAATCATGGTCCCATTTGAAAGTCACATATTGATCGGCAACAAATTCGTAGTATTGAAGATTGCTGAAGGTGTTCGAAATATCAAAAACAGATTGGTTTCCCGGCACGACACTCATCAATCCCAGCGGAATGTACCCAAATGTTTTCCCCATTTCGACAGTTATATTTGTTCGCCCCAATGGTCCAATAATTACGGGCTGCTTGTAATACAATTGCAGTTTTTTGTAATCGAAATCACTGGAAAACAAATTCTTGAATCCTTGGCTGTAGGTCACGAAAAG comes from the Flavobacterium limnophilum genome and includes:
- a CDS encoding glycosidase encodes the protein MQHKNKNISNGVMLNVYPDSIGEKFSDTVSMLKRDDFKDVFSFIYVLPTFFNSDLDRGFSIIDYDINKDLVDIKDLKDLNELQIKLKFDIVLNHLSVASPQFKDLLQYGNESKFKDFFINWNEFWEGNGLKNEDGIVIPKPEFLQKLFMRKSGLPILKVRFPDGTEQPYWNTFYQQITYNPIAVADLQNIKGLTEAQSMFIVPLVNAAINNNQDFTTINFEDCTPLKSEILQIIEQKRSYLGQMDVNAASPLVWEFYEETLKKLSDYGCTILRLDAFAYLHKQVGESNFFNKPGTWDYLERIKKIAQQNNLMLLPEIHAEYGLHLHDEVANEGYYIYDFFLPGLTIHTIENQTSSALLSWAKEIIAKRYKTVNMLGCHDGIPVLDLKGKEVNGVYNKGLLEDAEIEKIMTTIMERGGRVKNLYDPSGNKISYYQINATFFSALGEDEQKLLLARAIQMFMPGIPQVWYLDIFAGKNNYEAADNGGSAGHKEINRTTLSMHDIEQGLKTEVVNKQLEFIRLRNTSNAFSGEVKINDAEEDILDIKWSNGNTVAHLKANLKTKNFTIDHTENGLTSTMYF
- a CDS encoding DNA-3-methyladenine glycosylase family protein, whose product is MQEAIKYLSEKDTVFKLIVEKYGMPTIPKRPQGFETLVLLILEQQVSIDSAKATFLKLKAKEKNFEPEFLLHISDEEYRSIGVSRQKTAYIKALSHSIIQNEIDIESLASKSSQQVREELIKIKGIGNWTIDVYLMFSLQSPDIIPLGDIAVINTIKELLNIHDKQEIETYVVKWSPYRSAATFLLWHYYLNKRNRRVVY
- a CDS encoding inorganic diphosphatase; the protein is MAADKITTFDVLIEIPRGSRNKYEYDFEIKRIRFDRMLFSSMMYPADYGFFPETLALDGDPLDVLVLINEPTFPGCVMEVKPIGVFHMADDKGSDDKIICVPVSDPIWSSLKDLSDINPHLLKEIEHFFQVYKDLEQKIVDVEGWGDVNEAMSIIKECTERFDKIENKPEGLFSIK